From a single Haloarcula sp. DT43 genomic region:
- the aglF gene encoding UTP--glucose-1-phosphate uridylyltransferase AglF has protein sequence MKAVVLAAGEGTRLRPLTEDKPKGMVEVAGKPILTHCFEQLIELGADELLVVVGYKKQAIINHYEDEFEGVPITYTHQREQKGLAHALLTVEEHVDDDFMLMLGDNIFEANLQDVVNRQQEERADAAFLVEEVPWDEAGRYGVCDTNKYGEITEVVEKPEEPPSNLVMTGFYTFTPAIFHACHLVQPSNRDEYEISDAIDLLLHSGRTIDAIRMDGWRNDIGYPEDRDQAEKRLQGEIDPEMAAENIAASE, from the coding sequence ATGAAAGCTGTCGTACTCGCCGCCGGTGAGGGAACCCGTCTCCGCCCGCTGACCGAGGACAAGCCCAAGGGGATGGTAGAGGTCGCGGGGAAACCGATTCTGACCCACTGCTTCGAGCAGCTGATCGAGCTGGGCGCCGACGAACTCCTGGTAGTCGTCGGCTACAAGAAGCAGGCCATCATTAACCACTACGAGGACGAGTTCGAGGGCGTCCCGATAACCTACACGCACCAGCGCGAGCAGAAGGGCCTCGCCCACGCGCTCCTTACCGTCGAGGAACACGTCGACGACGACTTCATGCTGATGCTCGGGGACAACATCTTCGAGGCGAACCTCCAGGACGTCGTCAACCGACAGCAGGAGGAGCGAGCCGACGCCGCCTTCCTCGTCGAAGAAGTTCCGTGGGACGAGGCGGGGCGGTACGGCGTCTGCGACACCAACAAGTACGGTGAGATAACCGAAGTCGTCGAGAAGCCCGAGGAACCGCCGTCGAACCTGGTGATGACCGGCTTCTACACGTTCACGCCGGCCATCTTCCACGCCTGCCACCTGGTCCAGCCCTCGAACCGCGACGAGTACGAAATCAGCGACGCCATCGACCTTCTGTTGCACTCCGGCCGAACGATCGACGCCATCAGAATGGACGGCTGGCGCAACGACATCGGCTACCCCGAAGACCGCGACCAGGCCGAAAAGCGGCTACAGGGCGAAATCGACCCCGAAATGGCCGCCGAAAACATCGCCGCGAGCGAGTGA
- the aglM gene encoding UDP-glucose 6-dehydrogenase AglM — protein MNVSIVGSGYVGTTVAACLADLGHEVVTIDIDEDIVDAVNDGESPIHEPGLDELVAEHGGGRLRASTDYDEILDTELTMLALPTPSNDDGSIDLQFMEAGAASIGEALAGGESTDDPHLVVTKSTVVPNTTEDRLASRIADAGLERGTDFLVASNPEFQREGTAVADFLNPDKLVFGTDDDRATALLHDLYAPLREAADGDVPVVETGIAEAEMIKYANNTFLATKISLINDIGNICKEFGVDAYEVADAIGLDDRIGEQFLRSGVGWGGSCFPKDTDAIIAAAREQGYDPAVLSAAVELNDAQPGRLLDLLDGHVDVSGKRVAVLGLAFKPGTDDIRNTRAVPVIEGLQERGADVVAYDPVAAENMRERYPDIEYADSAAAALDGASGAVVVTDWDEFAALDAEFDEMVDPVVVDGRRIIERRDGITYEGLTW, from the coding sequence ATGAACGTCAGTATTGTCGGGAGCGGGTACGTCGGGACGACGGTCGCGGCGTGTCTCGCGGACCTCGGGCACGAAGTCGTAACGATAGACATCGACGAGGACATCGTCGACGCGGTAAACGACGGCGAGTCGCCGATACACGAGCCTGGACTCGACGAACTCGTGGCCGAACACGGCGGCGGTCGGCTCCGTGCGAGCACCGACTATGACGAGATTCTCGACACCGAACTGACGATGCTCGCGCTCCCGACGCCCTCGAACGACGACGGAAGTATCGACCTCCAGTTCATGGAGGCCGGTGCGGCGTCCATCGGCGAGGCGCTGGCCGGCGGCGAGTCGACCGACGACCCGCACCTCGTCGTCACGAAGTCCACCGTCGTCCCGAACACGACCGAGGACCGGCTCGCGTCCCGCATTGCGGACGCCGGACTCGAACGGGGGACCGACTTCCTCGTCGCCTCCAACCCCGAGTTCCAGCGGGAGGGGACGGCCGTCGCGGACTTCCTGAACCCCGACAAGCTCGTGTTCGGAACGGACGACGACCGCGCGACGGCGCTGCTCCATGACCTCTATGCACCACTTCGAGAGGCCGCCGACGGCGACGTGCCGGTCGTCGAGACCGGTATCGCCGAGGCCGAGATGATAAAGTACGCCAACAACACGTTCCTGGCGACGAAGATAAGCCTCATCAACGACATCGGGAACATCTGCAAGGAGTTCGGCGTCGACGCCTACGAGGTGGCCGACGCAATCGGGCTCGACGACCGCATCGGCGAGCAGTTCCTCCGTAGCGGCGTCGGCTGGGGCGGCAGTTGCTTCCCGAAGGATACCGACGCCATCATCGCCGCGGCGCGGGAGCAGGGCTACGACCCCGCGGTCCTTTCGGCGGCCGTGGAACTGAACGACGCCCAGCCCGGACGGCTCCTCGACCTCCTCGACGGCCACGTCGACGTGTCCGGCAAACGCGTCGCCGTCCTCGGACTGGCGTTCAAACCCGGGACCGACGACATCCGGAACACGCGGGCGGTACCGGTCATCGAGGGACTGCAGGAGCGGGGTGCCGACGTCGTCGCCTACGACCCCGTGGCGGCAGAGAACATGCGCGAGCGCTATCCCGACATCGAGTACGCCGACTCGGCGGCGGCCGCTCTCGACGGCGCGTCCGGCGCTGTTGTCGTCACCGACTGGGACGAGTTCGCGGCACTCGACGCCGAGTTCGACGAGATGGTTGACCCCGTCGTCGTCGACGGCCGCCGCATCATCGAGCGCCGGGACGGCATCACCTACGAGGGGTTGACCTGGTAG
- a CDS encoding single stranded DNA-binding domain-containing protein: MRVWIRLAVVLGLCLTLGGLFVHAEVTEDEWSPYPDAADLSTGYDSHVGQQLLIIGTVTETGENGLELRAESDGRSINLTVIGARTAVEPGGVVQVYGTLEPRRTITAERVEVVNSSRWAEFYKYGASAVGAVGFLLLFGRHWRLDRDTWTLEARDG; this comes from the coding sequence GTGCGCGTCTGGATTCGTCTCGCCGTCGTACTCGGCCTGTGTCTGACGCTCGGAGGGCTGTTCGTCCACGCGGAGGTCACCGAGGACGAATGGTCACCCTACCCGGACGCCGCGGACCTCTCTACCGGCTACGACTCGCACGTCGGGCAGCAACTCCTGATTATCGGAACCGTCACAGAGACCGGCGAAAATGGACTGGAACTCAGGGCCGAGAGCGACGGGAGGTCTATCAACCTCACGGTCATCGGAGCGAGGACGGCCGTCGAGCCCGGTGGCGTCGTCCAGGTCTACGGGACGCTCGAACCCCGTCGGACGATAACGGCCGAGCGCGTCGAAGTCGTCAACAGCAGCCGGTGGGCGGAGTTCTACAAGTACGGGGCCTCGGCCGTCGGCGCAGTCGGGTTCCTGCTGCTGTTCGGCCGGCACTGGCGTCTCGACCGGGACACGTGGACGCTGGAGGCGCGCGATGGCTGA
- a CDS encoding STT3 domain-containing protein has protein sequence MSDTPGAVLDDRPELRDAAAAALAVDDERDGWSFDDIPVDSGQFGELVSAGIVEKDGGEYRVADPDAVRAALDGDAAVATDSGRDVAVGDALDVDLNVDLDARATGLLAAALAVVVVARTYAVGSIYRGGDIVLSSNDPYYYRYYVEQVAANAGGAADVGALSVLPSAVTKGEPLMVATLWWVASLFGGSEEVIGHVLAWYPVVSALVTAALLYLLAVRVTSDRRVGLASVLFLAFVPGHAFRTSLGFADHHAFDYPWLALTALALVVALTTVTDRASLRRPQPWVAAVGIGVGTAGQVLAWEAGPLLLLPAGLVVLGQTLLDVANDRSSLVRTTPVLAGVGLGAVLAGAVHTVVGWQTALVASAPGLLTGGTLVVIATAEAARRVGGTVRQLAAVDGVLGIVAIVVFRFGFTEQWGTFRNRLDTLFRSDAIAETYGLFNTDAFGFLLLLGLTLFVALPAMVWGVDLARRDRSGWLVAGSYAWVLLGLAAIQVRFVGELAPFLALFAGLAFVWVASWVDVARPVLAAEDEGLRDVLVPDRRAVVSLLVLFLLFGSLGMVQVPVKTSQVLVEDGTYGAATTIEADAADREINHPENYVLSRWGQNRVYNYFVSGESRSYSYARSTYGPFVGTTDPGAAYSQISGRVGYVVTTGTEIEEPTTMYVRLHQQFGSRNGDVDGLAHYRPLFASEDGSHKAFAVVPGGTIQGTAAPNSTVSVTTTVALGDREVAYERRTSATRNGEFSVTVPNPGTYTVTTADGEETTVEVPEQTVYGGGNVTVE, from the coding sequence ATGAGCGACACGCCCGGGGCGGTGCTCGACGACCGGCCCGAGCTACGGGACGCGGCGGCGGCGGCACTGGCCGTCGACGACGAACGGGACGGGTGGTCGTTCGACGACATCCCCGTCGATTCGGGCCAGTTCGGCGAACTCGTCTCGGCGGGCATCGTCGAGAAAGACGGCGGCGAGTACCGCGTCGCCGACCCCGACGCGGTACGGGCCGCGCTCGACGGCGACGCCGCCGTCGCAACCGACAGCGGACGCGACGTGGCCGTCGGGGACGCCCTGGACGTCGACCTGAACGTCGACCTCGACGCGCGGGCGACCGGCCTGCTCGCCGCCGCGCTCGCCGTCGTGGTCGTCGCCCGAACGTACGCCGTCGGGTCGATATACCGCGGCGGCGACATCGTCCTGTCGAGCAACGACCCCTACTACTACAGGTATTACGTCGAGCAGGTCGCGGCGAACGCCGGCGGCGCGGCCGACGTCGGGGCGCTCTCCGTGCTACCCAGCGCAGTGACGAAGGGAGAGCCGCTGATGGTCGCGACGCTCTGGTGGGTGGCCAGCCTCTTCGGCGGGAGCGAGGAAGTCATCGGCCACGTCCTCGCCTGGTACCCCGTCGTGTCGGCGCTCGTCACGGCCGCCCTGCTCTATCTGCTCGCGGTCCGGGTCACCAGCGACCGGCGCGTCGGGCTCGCGTCGGTCCTCTTTCTGGCGTTCGTTCCCGGCCACGCCTTCCGGACGAGCCTCGGGTTCGCAGACCACCACGCCTTCGACTACCCCTGGCTGGCGCTGACCGCGCTGGCGCTCGTGGTCGCGCTGACGACGGTCACGGACCGGGCGTCGCTTCGCCGACCACAGCCGTGGGTCGCCGCGGTCGGCATCGGGGTCGGGACTGCCGGCCAGGTGCTCGCGTGGGAGGCGGGACCGTTACTCCTCCTGCCGGCCGGGCTGGTCGTCCTGGGGCAGACGCTTCTGGACGTGGCGAACGACCGGTCGTCGCTGGTCAGGACGACACCGGTCCTCGCCGGGGTCGGGCTGGGTGCTGTGCTCGCCGGCGCGGTCCACACAGTCGTCGGCTGGCAGACCGCGCTCGTGGCCAGCGCGCCGGGGCTGCTGACTGGTGGGACCCTCGTCGTCATCGCGACGGCGGAGGCGGCCAGACGCGTCGGCGGCACCGTCAGGCAACTGGCTGCGGTCGACGGCGTGCTGGGAATCGTGGCAATCGTCGTCTTCCGCTTTGGCTTCACAGAACAGTGGGGAACGTTCAGGAACCGGCTCGACACGCTGTTTCGGTCCGACGCGATTGCCGAGACGTACGGGCTGTTCAACACCGACGCCTTCGGCTTCCTGCTTTTGCTCGGCCTGACCCTGTTCGTAGCGCTTCCGGCGATGGTGTGGGGTGTCGACCTCGCGCGCAGGGACCGGAGCGGCTGGCTCGTCGCCGGGAGCTACGCCTGGGTGCTGCTGGGCCTCGCCGCGATTCAGGTCCGCTTCGTCGGCGAACTCGCCCCGTTTCTCGCGCTGTTTGCCGGCCTCGCGTTCGTCTGGGTCGCCTCGTGGGTCGACGTCGCTCGGCCGGTGCTGGCGGCTGAAGACGAGGGGCTACGGGACGTGCTCGTCCCGGACAGGCGCGCGGTCGTGTCGCTTCTCGTGTTGTTCCTGTTGTTCGGTTCCCTCGGGATGGTGCAGGTCCCGGTGAAGACGAGCCAGGTGCTCGTCGAGGACGGGACGTACGGCGCGGCGACCACAATCGAAGCAGACGCGGCCGACCGGGAAATCAACCACCCCGAGAACTACGTCCTCAGCCGCTGGGGGCAGAACCGCGTGTACAACTACTTCGTCAGCGGCGAGTCGCGGAGCTACAGCTACGCTCGCAGTACATACGGCCCGTTCGTCGGGACGACGGACCCCGGTGCGGCCTACAGCCAGATTTCGGGACGCGTCGGCTACGTTGTGACGACGGGGACCGAAATCGAGGAGCCGACCACGATGTACGTCCGGCTCCACCAACAGTTCGGAAGCCGGAACGGCGACGTGGACGGACTGGCCCACTACCGGCCGCTCTTCGCCAGCGAGGACGGCAGCCACAAGGCGTTCGCAGTCGTCCCCGGCGGGACGATACAGGGTACTGCGGCCCCGAATTCGACCGTCTCGGTCACGACGACGGTCGCCCTCGGGGACAGGGAAGTGGCCTACGAGCGCCGGACGTCGGCCACCCGGAACGGGGAGTTCTCCGTTACCGTCCCGAACCCCGGAACGTACACTGTGACGACGGCCGACGGCGAGGAGACGACCGTCGAAGTCCCGGAACAGACCGTGTACGGCGGCGGGAACGTCACTGTCGAGTGA
- a CDS encoding NAD-dependent epimerase/dehydratase family protein, with amino-acid sequence MTDTETTSERPHVAVTGAAGYIGSRVVHELQQAHPDWELTALDNFYLGTVQSVGDVDVEHVDIRNRDRLEAALDGADVVMHLAAISGVDDCEENQDLAYEVNVQGTDNVAWFCRKTGAGLIFPFSMAVIGDPQEFPITVKHPRDPLNWYGRTKLLNERAIEDYADGAFPAHQFMISNLYGGHEVGGQTVSKGTVINFFVNRALAGETLTVYEPGTQSRNFIHVKDVARAYVDSCERLLAQLDAGETGVEKYEIASDEDPSVHAVAELVRDVAAEVAGIDADVELVENPRGDDETLVDSFPVDTSRTTDALGWTPDHDVESAVRAALESADE; translated from the coding sequence ATGACTGACACAGAGACCACGAGCGAACGGCCCCACGTCGCCGTCACCGGCGCTGCGGGCTACATCGGCAGTCGCGTCGTCCACGAGCTACAGCAGGCCCACCCCGACTGGGAGCTGACCGCCCTCGACAACTTCTATCTCGGTACCGTGCAGTCCGTCGGCGATGTCGACGTCGAACACGTCGACATCCGGAACCGGGACCGCCTGGAAGCGGCGCTAGACGGCGCTGACGTCGTGATGCATCTGGCCGCGATTTCCGGCGTCGACGACTGCGAGGAGAACCAGGATCTGGCCTACGAGGTGAACGTCCAGGGGACCGACAACGTCGCCTGGTTCTGCCGCAAGACCGGCGCGGGGCTGATATTCCCGTTCTCGATGGCTGTCATCGGCGACCCGCAGGAGTTCCCCATCACGGTTAAGCACCCGCGGGACCCGCTGAACTGGTACGGGCGGACGAAACTGCTCAACGAGCGCGCCATCGAGGACTACGCCGACGGCGCGTTCCCGGCCCACCAGTTCATGATTTCGAACCTCTACGGCGGCCACGAGGTCGGCGGACAGACGGTCTCGAAGGGGACCGTCATCAACTTCTTCGTGAACCGCGCGCTCGCCGGCGAGACGCTGACGGTCTACGAACCGGGCACGCAGTCGCGGAACTTCATCCACGTCAAGGACGTGGCCCGCGCCTACGTCGACAGCTGCGAGCGTCTGCTGGCGCAACTGGACGCGGGCGAGACCGGCGTCGAGAAGTACGAAATCGCCAGCGACGAGGACCCGAGCGTCCACGCCGTCGCCGAACTGGTCCGAGACGTCGCCGCCGAGGTCGCCGGCATCGACGCCGACGTGGAACTGGTCGAGAATCCCCGTGGCGACGACGAGACGCTGGTCGACTCGTTCCCCGTCGACACCAGCCGAACGACCGACGCGCTGGGGTGGACGCCGGACCACGACGTGGAGTCGGCCGTCCGGGCGGCGCTGGAATCGGCCGACGAGTAG
- a CDS encoding NAD-dependent epimerase/dehydratase family protein — MDILVTGACGYIGSALVPLLRADDRVDSVVVFDDLSTGSPRALLGTLGDGLEFRRGDVREYGDVESAMRGVDRVVHLAAITGASSTHDRREETFAINYDGTENVLTAAGKLGVEHVVFASSCNVYGRATSTDIDETVDPDPINPYAETKLESETLLREYCEEFDMTGTALRMATNFGHSPGIRFNLVVNYFVFRALTDRPLTVYGDGSNWRPFIHVRDAARAYAEAVCDPDSWDEPVYNVGSAAGNYQIEDVAEVVADEVAPVDVTYLEDEHPGPSYHVNFDRLGGTGFEPSWTLREGVRDLAERFTTND, encoded by the coding sequence GTGGACATCCTGGTCACCGGGGCCTGTGGCTACATCGGCAGCGCGCTGGTCCCGCTGTTGCGCGCGGACGACCGCGTCGACAGCGTCGTGGTCTTCGACGACCTCTCGACCGGATCGCCCCGGGCGCTGCTCGGGACGCTCGGCGACGGCCTCGAGTTCCGGCGGGGCGACGTGCGCGAGTACGGCGACGTGGAGAGCGCCATGCGGGGCGTCGACCGCGTCGTCCACCTCGCCGCCATCACGGGCGCGTCGAGCACCCACGACCGCCGCGAGGAGACGTTCGCCATCAACTACGACGGGACCGAGAACGTCCTGACCGCGGCGGGCAAACTCGGCGTCGAACACGTCGTCTTCGCCTCCTCGTGTAACGTCTACGGCCGCGCGACCAGCACAGACATCGACGAGACGGTCGACCCGGACCCCATCAACCCCTACGCGGAGACGAAACTGGAGTCCGAGACGCTGCTGCGGGAGTACTGCGAGGAGTTCGACATGACCGGGACCGCCCTGCGGATGGCCACCAATTTCGGCCACTCGCCGGGCATCCGGTTCAACCTCGTCGTGAACTACTTCGTCTTCCGCGCGCTGACCGACCGACCGCTCACCGTCTACGGCGACGGCTCGAACTGGCGACCGTTCATCCACGTCCGCGACGCCGCACGGGCCTACGCCGAGGCGGTCTGCGACCCCGACTCGTGGGACGAACCCGTCTACAACGTCGGCTCCGCGGCCGGGAACTACCAGATAGAGGATGTCGCCGAAGTCGTCGCCGACGAGGTCGCGCCGGTCGACGTGACCTACCTCGAAGACGAACACCCCGGCCCGTCCTACCACGTCAACTTCGACCGGCTGGGCGGGACCGGCTTCGAACCATCGTGGACGCTCCGCGAGGGCGTCCGCGACCTCGCGGAGCGATTCACCACCAATGACTGA
- a CDS encoding NAD-dependent epimerase/dehydratase family protein: protein MTILITGGDGYVGWPTALRIADRTDDRVLLVDNFGRREWVEDVGATSATPVASIDERLDAAREVHGLTNLSFVEGDLAEKSFVDELLAVHEPDVVVHTAAQPSAPYSQINGERANYTQHNNLQATRNLLWGLEAHDLTDTHFVETTTTGVYGAPEFPIPEGGAVMENQGERDDVPFPNMGGSWYHATKGFDAQNMRLAHTQFDIPISDVRTAIVYGTETEETRADDRLKTRFDFDYYFGTVTHRFCAQAVAGYPVTVYGKGEQRKPFVSLEDAVEGLAEVALADPDDRPDGLTVYNQVTRAISIVEIAETIADVGSEFDLDVAVEHFENPRDEDETHKMEIENDRYADLIGGQSQSFEDGVHDIFETLTRYADTIEAHEDRFLPGVLSED, encoded by the coding sequence ATGACTATCCTCATCACTGGCGGCGACGGCTACGTCGGATGGCCGACCGCCCTGCGCATCGCCGACCGGACGGACGACAGAGTGCTGCTCGTGGACAACTTCGGCCGACGGGAGTGGGTCGAGGACGTCGGCGCGACGAGCGCGACACCGGTCGCCAGCATCGACGAACGCCTCGACGCGGCCCGGGAGGTCCACGGCCTGACGAACCTCTCGTTCGTCGAGGGCGACCTCGCCGAGAAGTCCTTCGTCGACGAACTGCTCGCGGTCCACGAACCCGACGTGGTCGTCCACACCGCCGCCCAACCCTCCGCGCCGTACTCCCAGATAAACGGCGAGCGGGCCAACTACACCCAGCACAACAACCTCCAGGCGACCCGGAACCTCCTGTGGGGCCTCGAAGCACACGACCTCACCGACACCCACTTCGTCGAGACGACAACGACGGGCGTCTACGGCGCGCCGGAGTTCCCCATCCCCGAGGGCGGCGCGGTGATGGAGAACCAGGGCGAGCGCGACGACGTGCCCTTCCCCAACATGGGCGGGAGCTGGTACCACGCGACGAAGGGCTTCGACGCACAGAACATGCGGCTGGCCCACACGCAGTTCGACATCCCGATTTCGGACGTGCGCACGGCCATCGTCTACGGGACCGAGACCGAGGAGACCCGCGCGGACGACCGGCTCAAGACCCGCTTCGACTTCGACTACTACTTCGGGACCGTCACGCACCGCTTCTGTGCGCAGGCGGTCGCAGGCTACCCCGTCACCGTCTACGGCAAGGGCGAGCAGCGCAAGCCGTTCGTCTCGCTGGAAGACGCCGTCGAGGGGCTGGCCGAAGTCGCGCTCGCCGACCCCGACGACCGGCCTGACGGGCTGACGGTCTACAACCAGGTCACGCGGGCCATCAGCATCGTCGAGATCGCCGAGACCATCGCAGACGTTGGCAGCGAGTTCGACCTCGACGTGGCCGTCGAGCACTTCGAGAACCCCCGCGACGAGGACGAGACCCACAAGATGGAGATCGAGAACGACCGCTACGCCGACCTCATCGGCGGGCAGTCCCAGTCCTTCGAGGACGGCGTCCACGACATCTTCGAGACGCTGACGCGCTACGCCGACACCATCGAGGCCCACGAGGACCGCTTCCTGCCGGGCGTTCTCAGCGAGGACTGA
- a CDS encoding LamG-like jellyroll fold domain-containing protein, producing the protein MARVLTEARPARVSRWPFQSGFGDVAGENDISIERGDPELGTYQGRESVALDRSVGMMISRGANEELSIMAPDSGAASLGGWVYFDQPSGMRHQNGDQPRHHIFRNDAEYVVQGVPVDGQVRLELSIRSQSGGVSYATADHTNGEMVIPTNEWHHFMYVVTPQSSVRFYLDGEQRFVDETMPGYSPNVSDYWSHETVGSWYGTGNPDWYNLMVGKLADLRIYQTGLTGAEVEQIVDNTR; encoded by the coding sequence GTGGCGCGCGTCCTGACGGAAGCCAGACCAGCGCGGGTGAGCCGGTGGCCGTTCCAGTCCGGCTTCGGTGATGTCGCCGGCGAAAACGACATCTCAATCGAGCGAGGCGACCCCGAACTTGGAACCTATCAGGGCCGGGAATCGGTTGCGCTGGACAGGTCCGTTGGAATGATGATATCTCGCGGCGCGAACGAGGAGCTGAGCATCATGGCTCCTGATAGCGGGGCCGCGAGTCTCGGCGGCTGGGTGTATTTTGACCAGCCGTCCGGGATGCGACACCAAAACGGCGACCAGCCGAGACACCACATCTTCAGAAACGACGCAGAGTACGTCGTTCAGGGTGTCCCCGTGGACGGTCAAGTGCGACTGGAACTGAGCATCAGGTCACAGAGTGGCGGTGTTAGTTACGCGACAGCGGACCACACCAACGGTGAGATGGTTATCCCGACGAACGAGTGGCACCATTTCATGTACGTCGTGACTCCGCAGTCGTCAGTGAGGTTCTACCTCGACGGCGAGCAACGGTTCGTCGACGAAACGATGCCCGGCTACAGCCCCAACGTCTCGGACTACTGGTCACACGAAACCGTTGGGAGTTGGTACGGGACCGGGAATCCGGACTGGTACAACCTGATGGTCGGGAAGCTAGCCGACCTTCGGATATACCAGACTGGCCTCACCGGTGCCGAAGTCGAGCAAATCGTCGACAACACGCGCTGA
- a CDS encoding PH domain-containing protein: MSQQDQQTSNGAKESTTTDRASGHDDVILETNPTTKPTLIRLAVVLLFSLGVVGYLQATPEALGSPDITNTAALVVLLLGLVLTVRFLVRTIILVRTTYTVTDSRVEQEYELLFRTHSKGVRFDKLRSHELSQNRIQSVLGYGTISMNRGLGPLRLENVDEPEAVYETIRTCASG, translated from the coding sequence ATGTCACAGCAAGACCAACAGACTTCGAACGGAGCGAAAGAGTCGACTACGACAGACCGAGCGAGTGGCCACGACGACGTCATTCTCGAAACGAATCCGACGACCAAGCCGACGCTGATTCGACTGGCGGTCGTCTTGCTCTTCAGTCTGGGCGTGGTCGGGTATCTCCAAGCCACCCCAGAAGCGCTGGGGTCGCCGGACATCACGAACACAGCGGCACTCGTCGTCTTGCTGCTCGGACTCGTGTTGACCGTCCGGTTTCTGGTCCGGACTATCATCCTCGTCAGGACGACCTACACTGTGACAGACAGCCGCGTCGAGCAGGAGTACGAACTCCTGTTTCGGACCCACTCGAAAGGGGTCCGGTTCGATAAACTCCGGAGCCACGAGCTGAGCCAGAATCGGATTCAGTCGGTCCTGGGGTACGGGACGATATCGATGAACCGCGGCCTCGGTCCGCTCCGCCTGGAGAACGTCGACGAGCCGGAAGCGGTCTACGAGACCATCAGAACGTGTGCAAGCGGGTAG
- a CDS encoding outer membrane protein assembly factor BamB family protein gives MTDSGLPNYSRRTLLATLGSGLLTGCLRTGTGPPATATPAGTQSDAELSTGEVTASPTVTSTPEPPVSLTREWNAFFHPTGEAVVDDGTVYSGSREGVRALSVTDGTERWRTEQDRISLLGTVEGDSLYYTSFLEPGLYSASTETGAIAATADIGPAGGSPVVTSDHVVVGTDHNANDGTTNEVVGLSKRDLSRVWSVSETGRSYTGGVAFGGQAIVGFGTGDQNRIEARNPATGTVDWAVDGYVIAPLRQYDGALYAPVAGGAGVELVKIDPDGSVAWRHLLEERTDSMYVYTAAPTFYRNRAYFASYSQVHAVDLDTGETVWQTTTDRPMESSPAVVGDYVWVTPTELPDEERNRVLYGFDIETGDKVVHTRFAASTHAALALGNTLAVVMENQIAAFSLETST, from the coding sequence ATGACCGATTCCGGTCTGCCGAACTATAGCCGACGGACGCTCCTGGCGACGCTTGGGAGCGGACTCCTCACCGGGTGTCTCAGAACGGGAACCGGACCACCTGCGACAGCGACTCCGGCCGGGACGCAGTCGGACGCCGAACTTTCGACGGGCGAGGTGACGGCGTCGCCGACGGTAACGAGTACGCCCGAACCGCCGGTGTCACTGACCCGAGAGTGGAACGCATTCTTTCACCCGACAGGCGAGGCCGTGGTAGACGACGGCACGGTCTATTCCGGGTCCCGGGAGGGCGTTCGGGCGCTCTCTGTAACGGATGGCACAGAGCGCTGGCGGACGGAACAAGACCGTATCTCACTGCTCGGCACAGTCGAGGGTGACTCTCTCTACTACACGTCGTTTCTGGAGCCCGGGCTGTACAGTGCGAGCACGGAAACCGGGGCAATCGCCGCGACAGCGGATATCGGCCCCGCCGGCGGCTCGCCTGTCGTCACGAGCGACCACGTCGTGGTTGGGACCGACCACAACGCCAACGACGGCACGACAAACGAGGTCGTCGGACTGTCGAAACGCGATCTCAGCCGCGTTTGGTCGGTTTCCGAAACGGGACGGTCATACACGGGCGGCGTCGCGTTCGGCGGGCAGGCTATCGTCGGATTCGGGACCGGCGACCAGAACCGAATCGAGGCTCGGAATCCGGCCACGGGGACCGTCGACTGGGCTGTCGACGGCTACGTGATCGCGCCGCTTCGACAGTACGACGGGGCCCTGTACGCGCCAGTTGCCGGTGGGGCCGGCGTGGAACTGGTGAAAATCGACCCCGACGGCTCGGTTGCCTGGCGACATCTACTCGAGGAGCGGACCGACTCGATGTACGTCTACACCGCGGCACCGACCTTCTACCGTAATCGCGCGTATTTCGCGTCCTACTCGCAGGTACACGCCGTTGACCTCGACACGGGCGAGACAGTGTGGCAGACGACCACTGACCGGCCGATGGAGTCGTCACCGGCCGTCGTCGGCGACTACGTGTGGGTGACACCGACCGAGCTGCCCGACGAAGAGCGCAATCGCGTGTTGTACGGGTTCGATATCGAGACGGGAGACAAAGTGGTCCACACTCGCTTCGCTGCCTCGACGCATGCCGCGCTCGCGCTGGGGAACACGCTGGCAGTCGTGATGGAGAACCAGATTGCCGCTTTCTCACTGGAGACCTCAACATGA